One Candidatus Eisenbacteria bacterium genomic window carries:
- a CDS encoding TonB-dependent receptor, translating to MPRRFACIFLSRWALMALLLIAPCLAFAETQITGTVTDPVSHLPVAGAAVTAEGGYARAVTDEAGRFTLRSDGTVTRIIVTRVGYQRLAVAVGDASQPLAIELQPAPLPQPPTEVTGRALASPDLDLSRTTAVLQPRDLNRASGLDLESSINTLPGVIMRSRTPYGGAHVQIRGYYPNFSHNFNGFGYQAFLEDIPVTDATGSTILDDVDFATLGRVEVVKGPNSSRFGAPIAGVVDFHTLRPAPGLSVSQQGVGGSDGLFRTNTTLADGGEHSQIVVNYGHQTYDSFRPSSRSKKDYAQFTGDFEAGPRQKLSAYFSYNNSFEQLAGEIDSSDFYARQAIDNPAYAAQRSRVSIESSRVGFTHDVRFDDRFDLRSTLFGTAQTMQQPFAHGFSNTNRFSLGARSALGVNAKIANTPLDGAVGAFVQRTNATVNGFFIPANRPSDQENYGLNTFAFTEWNAHLPKDVVLTAGVNVNVYEFGIRNMLRNNLISDSTKTLRRRFDPQFSPRGALLKRFGDELSLYGSISRGFTPPSLSSFINSDNTVNEDLRPEKVLQFEGGAKGLLLEGRLTYDVAWFDLEITDKLVSQRIGLVNTTTNVGKQRNRGIEASLSHLLYTSADGPIRNVRPWLSYTFTDARYLSFKSDNNDNASTVDFSGKRVARIPRNVYNLGLDAESKGGGYLFASLQHVDEIFVTFGNTNRLKAYNLLAAKLGCRRRLGPFDLDVSAGGDNLLGDTYYKFAFVGPDYLRLVQPKDGGSGDGYILPGPYDATLFGGARLSWNF from the coding sequence ATGCCCCGTCGTTTCGCATGCATTTTCCTGTCGCGCTGGGCGCTCATGGCGCTGCTCCTCATCGCGCCGTGCCTGGCCTTCGCCGAAACGCAGATCACCGGCACCGTCACCGATCCCGTTTCCCACCTGCCGGTCGCCGGAGCCGCGGTGACCGCCGAGGGTGGATACGCCCGCGCGGTCACCGACGAAGCCGGCCGCTTCACGCTCCGTTCCGATGGAACGGTGACGCGCATCATCGTGACCCGCGTCGGCTACCAGCGCCTGGCCGTCGCGGTCGGCGACGCCTCGCAACCGCTGGCGATCGAGCTTCAGCCCGCGCCGCTTCCCCAGCCGCCCACCGAAGTGACGGGGCGGGCGCTCGCCTCGCCCGACCTCGACCTCTCACGGACCACGGCCGTGCTCCAACCCCGCGACCTGAATCGCGCCAGCGGGCTGGATCTCGAGAGTTCGATCAACACGCTGCCGGGCGTGATCATGCGGTCCCGCACGCCGTACGGCGGCGCCCACGTCCAGATTCGCGGCTACTACCCGAATTTCTCGCACAACTTCAACGGCTTCGGCTACCAGGCCTTCCTCGAGGACATCCCGGTCACGGACGCGACGGGCTCGACGATCCTCGACGACGTGGACTTCGCCACGCTCGGCCGCGTCGAGGTCGTCAAGGGGCCGAACTCCAGCCGCTTCGGCGCTCCCATCGCGGGAGTGGTGGACTTCCACACTCTGCGACCTGCTCCCGGCCTGTCCGTTTCCCAGCAGGGCGTCGGCGGCAGCGACGGTCTCTTCAGGACCAACACCACGCTCGCGGACGGCGGAGAACACTCGCAGATCGTGGTCAACTACGGGCACCAGACCTACGACTCCTTCCGGCCGAGCAGCCGCTCGAAGAAGGACTACGCGCAGTTCACCGGCGACTTCGAGGCGGGACCCCGGCAGAAGCTGAGCGCGTACTTCTCGTACAACAACTCCTTCGAGCAGCTGGCGGGTGAAATCGACAGCTCCGACTTCTACGCCCGGCAGGCGATCGACAACCCGGCCTACGCCGCGCAGCGGTCGCGGGTCTCGATCGAGAGCTCGCGGGTGGGATTCACCCACGACGTCCGCTTCGACGACCGCTTCGATCTGCGCTCCACGCTGTTCGGCACGGCGCAGACGATGCAGCAACCGTTCGCCCACGGCTTCAGCAACACCAACCGCTTCAGCCTGGGCGCCCGCAGCGCTCTCGGCGTGAACGCGAAGATCGCGAACACGCCGCTGGACGGTGCGGTCGGGGCCTTCGTGCAGCGCACGAACGCGACCGTGAACGGCTTCTTCATTCCCGCCAACCGGCCGTCCGACCAGGAGAACTACGGACTCAACACGTTCGCCTTCACGGAGTGGAACGCGCACCTGCCGAAGGACGTCGTGCTCACCGCGGGCGTCAACGTGAACGTCTACGAGTTCGGCATCCGCAACATGCTCAGGAACAACCTCATCAGCGACAGCACGAAGACGCTGCGGCGGCGGTTCGATCCGCAGTTCTCGCCGCGCGGCGCGCTGCTCAAGCGCTTCGGCGACGAGCTGTCGCTCTACGGCAGCATCTCCCGGGGCTTCACGCCGCCGTCGCTGTCGAGCTTCATCAACTCGGACAACACGGTGAACGAGGATCTCAGGCCGGAGAAGGTCCTCCAGTTCGAGGGCGGCGCCAAAGGTCTGCTGCTCGAAGGCCGGCTCACCTACGACGTGGCCTGGTTCGACCTCGAGATCACCGACAAGCTCGTCTCCCAGCGCATCGGCCTCGTGAACACGACCACCAACGTCGGCAAACAGCGGAACCGGGGCATCGAGGCGAGTCTTTCCCACCTGCTCTACACGTCCGCGGACGGTCCGATCCGGAACGTGCGGCCGTGGCTCTCCTACACCTTCACCGACGCCCGGTACCTGAGCTTCAAGAGCGACAACAACGACAACGCGTCCACCGTGGACTTCTCCGGGAAGCGGGTCGCCCGCATTCCGAGGAACGTCTACAACCTCGGGCTCGACGCCGAGTCGAAGGGCGGCGGGTACCTGTTCGCGTCGCTCCAGCACGTGGACGAGATCTTCGTCACCTTCGGCAACACGAACCGCCTGAAGGCCTACAATCTGCTCGCGGCGAAGCTCGGATGCCGCCGTCGCCTCGGACCGTTCGATCTCGACGTGTCGGCCGGTGGCGACAACCTGCTCGGCGACACCTACTACAAGTTCGCGTTCGTCGGACCCGACTATCTGCGGCTCGTGCAGCCCAAGGACGGCGGTTCCGGTGACGGTTACATCCTTCCCGGCCCCTACGACGCCACGTTGTTCGGCGGCGCCCGACTGAGCTGGAACTTCTGA
- a CDS encoding ABC transporter substrate-binding protein, with the protein MKRSSLLLATIALAFACAAPAAPARERVVCVSKQLNEFLFAIGAEDVLVAHDLTSVYPPRIRKLPSVGYHRALSAEGILSVKPTLLLTDGNVGPEAVLDQVRSVGIPVVTMRAGAGPEGAESLLTALGRRFHREARAAKVVADWRAGMQQVYADSTKAPGPRPRVLMMHFGQIINNYLGVRSGSTGDRILRWAGGVNAIDSVGGMSRLTPELIAKCAPEVILATDVGFDRVGSAAKFAQLPGVALTPAAKSGRIYRIDETEIMYFGPRTPAAVRHIASLIHAKGGK; encoded by the coding sequence GTGAAGCGTTCCTCCCTCCTGCTCGCCACCATCGCCCTGGCGTTCGCGTGCGCGGCTCCCGCCGCGCCGGCACGCGAGCGAGTCGTCTGCGTCTCCAAGCAGCTCAACGAGTTCCTGTTCGCGATCGGCGCCGAGGACGTCCTCGTCGCGCACGACCTCACGTCGGTCTATCCGCCGCGGATCCGGAAGCTGCCGAGCGTGGGCTATCACCGCGCCCTCAGCGCCGAGGGCATCCTCTCGGTCAAGCCGACGCTGCTGCTCACCGATGGCAACGTCGGGCCCGAGGCCGTCCTCGATCAGGTGCGTTCGGTCGGGATTCCGGTCGTGACGATGCGGGCGGGGGCGGGTCCGGAAGGCGCCGAGTCGCTGCTCACCGCGCTGGGCCGGCGGTTCCACCGCGAGGCGCGAGCGGCAAAGGTCGTCGCCGACTGGCGCGCCGGCATGCAGCAGGTGTACGCCGACTCGACGAAGGCCCCCGGGCCGCGGCCGCGCGTGCTGATGATGCATTTCGGGCAGATCATCAACAACTACCTGGGCGTGCGCTCGGGCTCGACCGGCGACCGCATCCTGCGCTGGGCGGGCGGGGTCAACGCCATCGATTCGGTGGGGGGCATGTCGCGCCTCACGCCCGAGCTGATCGCGAAGTGCGCTCCCGAGGTCATCCTGGCGACCGATGTCGGCTTCGACCGCGTCGGCAGCGCCGCGAAGTTCGCGCAGCTTCCGGGAGTGGCGCTCACCCCGGCGGCGAAGTCCGGGCGCATCTACCGGATCGACGAGACCGAGATCATGTACTTCGGTCCGCGCACGCCGGCCGCGGTCCGGCACATCGCCTCGCTGATCCACGCGAAGGGCGGGAAGTGA
- a CDS encoding iron ABC transporter permease, whose protein sequence is MAAGVGAFAFTPARMATLVAQLLGWLPKLDADALDRNVFFTLRLPRVAMAGLTGAILGVCGAVMQGLFRNPIVEPGLVGTSAGAALGAALVFVFGVPVFAPGGATALVALPLFAFAGALAATALTYRIASAFGRVHVFLLLLSGIAVNALCAAGTGYLSYIARDPQARNITFWSLGTFTTASWGSVALVAGAAVVGYAFVARDAKGLNALMLGEDEAAALGVEPARLTRRLLVFSTLMVAVATATVGVIAFVGLVVPHALRLTRSSNYAFLIPASALLGAAFAELVDVAARLVIRPAELPIGILTAVIGAPVFLLLLLRAQRSGDPGAHG, encoded by the coding sequence ATGGCCGCGGGCGTCGGCGCGTTCGCGTTCACCCCGGCGCGCATGGCCACGCTCGTCGCGCAACTGCTGGGATGGCTGCCGAAGCTCGACGCCGACGCGCTCGACCGGAACGTGTTCTTCACGCTGCGCCTGCCGCGCGTGGCCATGGCCGGACTCACCGGCGCGATCCTCGGGGTGTGCGGGGCGGTGATGCAGGGGCTGTTCCGCAACCCGATCGTCGAGCCCGGACTCGTGGGCACCTCGGCCGGCGCGGCGCTCGGGGCGGCGCTCGTCTTCGTCTTCGGCGTCCCGGTCTTCGCCCCCGGCGGCGCCACGGCGCTGGTCGCGCTTCCGCTGTTCGCGTTCGCCGGCGCGCTCGCGGCCACGGCGCTCACCTACCGGATCGCCTCCGCCTTCGGCCGCGTCCACGTCTTCCTGCTGCTGCTCTCGGGGATCGCCGTGAACGCGCTGTGCGCCGCCGGCACCGGCTACCTCTCGTACATCGCGCGCGACCCGCAGGCGCGCAACATCACGTTCTGGAGCCTGGGAACGTTCACCACCGCGAGCTGGGGCTCGGTGGCGCTGGTCGCGGGGGCCGCCGTCGTCGGCTACGCGTTCGTCGCACGCGACGCCAAGGGCCTGAACGCGCTCATGCTCGGCGAGGACGAGGCGGCCGCGCTGGGCGTCGAGCCGGCGCGTCTCACGCGCCGCCTGCTCGTCTTCAGCACGCTCATGGTGGCGGTCGCCACCGCGACCGTCGGCGTCATCGCCTTCGTCGGCCTGGTGGTGCCGCACGCGCTGCGGCTCACGCGCTCCTCCAACTACGCGTTTCTCATTCCCGCGTCCGCCCTTCTGGGCGCCGCGTTCGCCGAGCTGGTGGACGTGGCGGCGCGCCTCGTCATCCGCCCCGCGGAGCTTCCCATCGGCATCCTCACCGCCGTGATCGGCGCGCCGGTCTTCCTGCTCCTCCTGCTCCGCGCGCAGCGGAGCGGCGATCCGGGCGCCCATGGTTGA
- a CDS encoding ATP-binding cassette domain-containing protein, whose product MVELDRIGFDVPGRTLLHDIGVSFPAGRFSVVLGPNGAGKSTLLRIAAGLLRPRSGEVSYGGKSIARWPAGDLARVRGVLSQHAEPAFPLSAGEVVAMGRYPHYDRVPGRRDLAAIERALVTVGMADRSSQRFTTLSSGERQRIQMARVIAQMDVEGDPPRVLFLDEPTASLDVRHQLALLDLARSLLARNVTVVAVLHDLHLAEVYGDFRVLLDAGRIVWSGTRDSGLPEELIGRVYQVRARRIVDPGDGGGLWRFTTLA is encoded by the coding sequence ATGGTTGAGCTCGACCGGATCGGCTTCGACGTCCCGGGGCGCACGCTGCTTCACGACATCGGCGTGAGCTTTCCCGCCGGACGCTTCTCCGTGGTGCTCGGCCCGAACGGCGCCGGCAAGTCCACGTTGCTCCGAATCGCCGCGGGGCTGCTCCGGCCGCGCTCGGGGGAAGTGAGCTACGGCGGGAAGTCCATCGCCCGCTGGCCGGCCGGCGACCTCGCCCGGGTGCGCGGCGTGCTGTCGCAGCACGCGGAGCCCGCGTTTCCCCTGAGCGCCGGCGAGGTCGTGGCCATGGGACGCTACCCGCACTACGACCGCGTGCCCGGACGACGCGATCTCGCCGCGATCGAACGGGCGCTCGTCACGGTCGGGATGGCGGACCGCTCGTCGCAGCGATTCACCACGCTCTCCTCGGGCGAGCGCCAGCGCATTCAGATGGCCCGCGTGATCGCGCAGATGGACGTCGAGGGCGATCCCCCGCGCGTGCTCTTCCTCGACGAACCCACGGCCAGCCTCGATGTCCGTCACCAGCTCGCGCTGCTCGATCTCGCGCGCTCCCTGCTCGCGCGCAACGTCACGGTCGTCGCGGTGCTGCACGACCTGCACCTCGCCGAGGTCTACGGCGATTTCCGCGTGCTCCTCGACGCGGGTCGGATCGTGTGGTCCGGCACGCGCGATTCCGGCTTGCCCGAAGAACTCATCGGGCGCGTGTACCAGGTCCGGGCTCGTCGCATCGTGGATCCGGGTGACGGTGGCGGGCTGTGGAGGTTCACGACGCTCGCGTGA
- a CDS encoding PTS sugar transporter subunit IIA, whose amino-acid sequence MRLSELLNTQAITVRLKAGNKRDAIVELVELLESAHGLASHGEILDRVLRREAMMSTGIGNGIAIPHGKARLVDRLVAACGVSAGGVDFESVDGEPATLFILLVAPESGGAVHVKVLANISRLLKEESVRRALREAGSPEAFLAALKAAESVHIPQ is encoded by the coding sequence ATGCGGCTCTCCGAACTCCTCAATACCCAGGCCATCACGGTGCGGCTCAAGGCCGGCAACAAGCGCGACGCCATCGTCGAGCTCGTCGAGCTGCTCGAGAGCGCCCACGGGCTGGCGAGTCACGGCGAGATTCTCGACCGCGTGCTGCGCCGCGAGGCGATGATGTCCACCGGGATCGGCAACGGCATCGCCATCCCGCACGGCAAGGCGCGGCTGGTGGACCGGCTCGTCGCCGCGTGCGGCGTCTCGGCCGGCGGCGTGGACTTCGAGTCGGTGGACGGCGAGCCGGCGACGCTGTTCATCCTGCTGGTCGCCCCCGAGAGCGGCGGCGCGGTGCACGTCAAGGTGCTCGCGAACATTTCGCGCCTGCTCAAGGAGGAGTCGGTGCGCCGGGCCCTGCGCGAGGCGGGAAGCCCCGAGGCGTTCCTCGCCGCGCTCAAGGCGGCGGAGTCCGTGCACATCCCGCAGTAA
- a CDS encoding GGDEF domain-containing protein gives MKQKNIGFRDLLERLLPIDELPPVDRMRVQRALRSGVSNEVERAAMHALDLLEQQGALRRLPAEAKAGPSLVRYQHRDRYDIITLQMPGPRQHDGVTILSRGALPMQAPARLDQVRRLIRLDDPLIFSDPRTGATRAGLHRQLEQAGRELLGSAHVAYFGKDETDDRQDDRPLDAALAADVLEHHGMLFYCPDVERSAALSAASRGLGVRSAALVAVTDSEGRPIGHLEVRNAEADPYLPADLAMIALLADYCGGVLERATRIEKLVFVDPHTGVYNRSYYEQQIHNEIARATREQSSLALLICDIDDFKSFNTSFGFEAGNQVLIQVAQTLRAGVRPFDTVARWGGEEFAVLLTPPVVQEDVATISERLRSSVERTPMRLEGLDGRAHRVHVTVSVGVAMFPDHAGTPQDLWRAANAALLLAKRPPKNQVVFHRPKGEPKLKLH, from the coding sequence ATGAAGCAGAAGAACATCGGTTTCCGGGACCTGCTCGAACGGCTCCTGCCGATTGACGAGCTTCCGCCCGTGGACCGCATGCGCGTCCAGCGCGCGCTCCGCTCGGGAGTCTCGAACGAGGTCGAGCGCGCGGCGATGCACGCCCTCGACCTGCTCGAGCAGCAGGGCGCGCTGCGCCGGCTGCCCGCCGAGGCGAAGGCCGGGCCGTCGCTGGTGCGCTACCAGCACCGCGACCGCTACGACATCATCACCCTGCAGATGCCCGGGCCACGGCAGCACGACGGCGTCACGATCCTGTCGCGCGGCGCGCTGCCCATGCAGGCGCCGGCCCGGCTCGACCAGGTTCGCCGCCTGATCCGCCTCGACGATCCGCTCATCTTCAGCGACCCGCGCACCGGGGCGACCCGCGCGGGACTGCACCGGCAGCTCGAGCAGGCCGGCCGCGAACTGCTCGGGTCGGCGCACGTGGCCTACTTCGGCAAGGACGAAACCGACGACCGGCAGGACGACCGCCCGCTCGATGCGGCGCTCGCCGCCGACGTGCTCGAGCACCACGGCATGCTGTTCTACTGCCCCGATGTCGAACGGAGCGCCGCGCTCTCGGCGGCCTCGCGCGGGCTCGGCGTGCGTTCGGCGGCGCTCGTCGCGGTCACCGATTCCGAAGGCCGCCCGATCGGGCACCTCGAGGTGCGCAACGCCGAGGCCGACCCCTACCTGCCGGCCGACCTCGCGATGATCGCGCTGCTCGCCGACTACTGCGGCGGGGTGCTCGAGCGCGCGACGCGGATCGAGAAGCTGGTGTTCGTGGACCCGCACACCGGCGTCTACAACCGTTCGTACTACGAACAGCAGATCCACAACGAGATCGCGCGCGCGACCCGCGAGCAGAGCTCGCTGGCGCTGCTCATCTGCGACATTGACGACTTCAAGTCGTTCAACACCTCGTTCGGCTTCGAGGCCGGCAACCAGGTGCTCATCCAGGTCGCGCAGACGCTGCGCGCCGGAGTGCGTCCGTTCGACACCGTGGCGCGCTGGGGCGGCGAGGAGTTCGCGGTGCTGCTCACCCCGCCGGTCGTGCAGGAGGACGTGGCGACGATCTCCGAGCGCCTGCGCTCGTCGGTCGAACGCACGCCCATGCGTCTCGAGGGTCTCGACGGACGCGCGCACCGCGTGCACGTCACGGTCAGCGTCGGCGTGGCGATGTTCCCGGACCACGCGGGCACGCCGCAGGACCTGTGGCGCGCCGCCAACGCCGCGCTGCTGCTCGCCAAGCGCCCGCCCAAGAACCAGGTCGTATTCCACCGCCCCAAGGGCGAGCCGAAGCTCAAGCTGCACTGA
- a CDS encoding class I SAM-dependent methyltransferase, whose product MPLPAPTHILAKLRDQGLGASCRYALHRAHAEYWERRLGIRTAGGHSLASEGIASADSHDYSPESYLDFQRAMKWLRAEERAGAFVDCGSGKGRIVLRAAREGFCRVTGVELSPILNRIAALNLAASRSRLRCRDVELVTMDAAHYPFPPDVRCVFLYNPFGGAVLGAVLANLRDSLERAPRSLALIVSTPDRAERALAGELWITKVAEFHGLRRHILFHTP is encoded by the coding sequence ATGCCGCTGCCTGCCCCCACTCACATCCTCGCGAAGTTGCGCGATCAGGGACTCGGCGCCTCGTGTCGTTACGCGCTCCACCGCGCGCACGCCGAATACTGGGAGCGCCGCCTGGGCATCCGGACCGCCGGGGGACATTCGCTCGCGTCCGAAGGAATCGCCTCCGCGGACAGCCACGACTATTCGCCCGAGAGCTACCTCGATTTCCAGCGCGCGATGAAGTGGCTGCGCGCCGAGGAGCGTGCGGGCGCCTTCGTGGACTGCGGCTCCGGCAAGGGGCGGATCGTGCTGCGCGCGGCGCGCGAAGGCTTCTGCCGCGTCACCGGCGTCGAGCTTTCGCCGATTCTCAATCGGATCGCGGCGCTCAACCTGGCCGCCTCCCGGTCCCGATTGCGCTGTCGCGACGTCGAGCTCGTGACGATGGACGCGGCCCATTACCCGTTCCCACCCGATGTGCGCTGCGTCTTTCTCTACAATCCGTTCGGAGGCGCGGTGCTGGGCGCCGTGCTCGCCAACCTGCGCGACTCGCTGGAGCGCGCTCCCCGATCGCTTGCGCTGATCGTCTCGACCCCGGATCGCGCTGAACGGGCCCTGGCGGGCGAACTCTGGATCACGAAGGTCGCCGAGTTCCACGGGCTGCGCCGCCACATCCTGTTCCACACGCCGTGA
- a CDS encoding DUF1565 domain-containing protein, with translation MSHLTCPGPRTLRARATFPAVALLVGAGLLLAQAAAATTYYVATNGSDSNPGTSSGSPWRTIGKASSTMVAGDVVRISPGTYSETLQPVANGTSANRITYMGNISNPSGVVVNAIQFYGQDYISIKGITSNGEINVLANTSGNSADRDSILYCVGRSGLSMSGAWYSVLANSSIGTGDATDKVNFSAYPGDNRTPQASVTQWCTIQDCTFNLATLNGGNAMTGYYMRNNRFLRNRYRITMLAGASDTHSNTLYRCVNNQWIDCRYTLKNLAGYEVYILNQRDSSRFNVWVRDTFEVDPTSTMSVKCEFATSGSYPQTVRYNSWTNCVFKVDGICGYQNPGYGDRIEGNVFTLKQAWTPKGDSMVVRHNTFYNSTGPIVWDTQQVDLTRSSVVGNLFYGSGAATNAHVYIPDAASNRADSNLYYATGNDPARAVYSRSGSVFSAVGSGTAWCSTYGKDCNSLWSNPQLMAASWNAPDLRPANGSPAYASRWPDGYAGAFPASSLIGDTTPPNAIANLAAGQPAENSVLLSWTAPGDDGSSGIAAAYDIRWSTSPIDAGNFASATPFTSVPDPLSAGQPQTFVALGLQPSTQYWFAIRTRDESTNWSAVSNVATATTTAPDATPPAAINDLGASP, from the coding sequence ATGTCGCACCTGACGTGCCCCGGCCCGCGCACTCTGCGCGCGCGCGCGACATTTCCGGCCGTGGCGCTGCTCGTGGGCGCCGGCCTGCTCCTCGCGCAGGCGGCCGCCGCCACGACCTATTACGTCGCGACGAACGGCAGCGACTCGAACCCCGGCACTTCGTCGGGCTCGCCCTGGCGGACGATCGGCAAGGCGAGCTCCACGATGGTCGCGGGCGACGTGGTGCGCATCTCGCCCGGCACCTACTCCGAGACGCTGCAGCCCGTCGCCAACGGCACGAGCGCGAACCGCATCACCTACATGGGCAACATCTCGAACCCGTCGGGCGTGGTGGTGAACGCGATCCAGTTCTACGGGCAGGACTACATCTCGATCAAGGGCATCACGTCGAACGGCGAGATCAACGTGCTCGCGAACACCTCGGGCAACTCGGCCGACCGTGACAGCATCCTGTACTGCGTCGGGCGCAGCGGGCTGTCCATGAGCGGCGCCTGGTACAGCGTGCTCGCGAACAGCTCGATCGGCACCGGCGACGCGACGGACAAGGTCAACTTCTCGGCCTACCCGGGCGACAACCGCACGCCGCAGGCCTCGGTGACGCAGTGGTGCACGATTCAGGACTGCACGTTCAACCTGGCGACCCTGAACGGCGGAAACGCGATGACCGGGTACTACATGAGGAACAACCGGTTCCTCCGCAACCGCTACCGGATCACGATGCTGGCGGGCGCGTCCGACACCCACTCGAACACCCTCTACCGCTGCGTCAACAACCAGTGGATCGACTGTCGTTACACGCTCAAGAACCTGGCCGGGTACGAGGTCTACATCCTCAATCAGCGCGACTCGTCCCGCTTCAACGTCTGGGTGCGTGACACGTTCGAGGTGGACCCGACCAGCACCATGTCGGTCAAGTGCGAGTTCGCGACTTCGGGCAGCTACCCGCAGACGGTCCGCTACAACTCGTGGACGAACTGCGTCTTCAAAGTGGACGGCATCTGCGGCTACCAGAACCCCGGCTACGGCGACCGCATCGAGGGCAACGTTTTCACGCTCAAGCAGGCCTGGACGCCCAAGGGCGACAGCATGGTCGTCCGCCACAACACCTTCTACAACTCGACCGGGCCGATCGTGTGGGACACGCAGCAGGTGGACCTGACGCGCAGCAGCGTGGTCGGAAACCTCTTCTACGGCAGCGGTGCCGCAACCAACGCCCACGTCTACATACCCGACGCCGCGTCGAACCGTGCGGACAGCAACCTCTACTACGCGACGGGCAACGACCCGGCGCGCGCGGTCTACAGCCGCTCGGGCAGCGTCTTCTCGGCGGTCGGATCGGGCACGGCCTGGTGTTCGACCTACGGCAAGGACTGCAACTCGCTGTGGTCGAACCCGCAATTGATGGCGGCGTCGTGGAACGCCCCGGACCTGCGCCCGGCGAACGGCTCGCCGGCGTACGCGTCGCGCTGGCCGGATGGCTACGCGGGCGCCTTTCCCGCCTCCTCGCTGATCGGGGACACCACGCCGCCGAACGCGATCGCGAACCTGGCCGCCGGCCAGCCGGCGGAGAACAGCGTGCTGCTCTCCTGGACCGCGCCGGGCGACGACGGCTCGAGCGGCATCGCCGCCGCTTACGACATCCGCTGGTCCACTTCGCCGATCGACGCGGGCAACTTCGCTTCGGCGACGCCGTTCACGTCCGTGCCCGACCCGCTCTCCGCGGGCCAGCCGCAGACGTTCGTGGCGCTCGGCCTGCAGCCCTCGACGCAGTACTGGTTCGCGATCCGGACGCGCGACGAATCCACCAACTGGTCGGCGGTCAGCAACGTCGCGACCGCTACGACGACCGCGCCCGACGCGACACCGCCTGCCGCGATCAACGACCTGGGCGCCTCACCGTAG
- a CDS encoding phenylacetate--CoA ligase family protein, with protein sequence MSGLKQALYDRAPVWVQNELCTLWGRRLERERYGPAFARFAAGWAERRSWSEERLREHQREQLASLLAHAAAKVPHYAGRWREAGVAPGDFRDLADLARFPDTSKDDVFDAGERMVSSAADRDSLVTLTTGGTTGQPLRLWRTREELQAHYAAFWDRMRPGIRRGERYAAFQGKEVVPAGQKSPPFWRDNRAANQRLYSMRHLAPGRVEAYARDLASTTFAYYQGYANFMAVIAEFMADRGISPRVPPRAVFSTSDQLSAATRKLLETTWKAKVHDDYGQAECASLIGECEHGNKHEHLDYAYTEYLPAGEEGGLQLAEMVCTGFLTRTMPLIRYRVGDHVLLAPRERCPCGRPGPVIKAIRGRTSEFILTPDGRRYPTVTHFVDLLRNVRRSQVVQEREGEITVRVVTLPAFGDADARHAADLFASRIGGGLRVKVEKVAELERMPNGKILNIINRVPGYAPGRLTATESD encoded by the coding sequence ATGAGCGGCTTGAAGCAGGCGCTGTACGATCGCGCGCCCGTGTGGGTGCAGAACGAACTGTGCACGCTCTGGGGCCGGCGCCTCGAGCGCGAGCGCTACGGGCCGGCGTTCGCGCGCTTCGCGGCCGGGTGGGCGGAGCGTCGCTCGTGGAGCGAGGAGCGGCTGCGCGAACACCAGCGCGAGCAGCTCGCCTCGCTGCTCGCGCACGCGGCCGCGAAGGTGCCGCACTACGCCGGGCGCTGGCGCGAAGCGGGCGTCGCCCCCGGTGACTTCCGCGACCTCGCCGATCTCGCGCGTTTCCCGGACACGAGCAAGGACGACGTCTTCGACGCGGGCGAGCGCATGGTCTCGAGCGCCGCCGACCGCGATTCGCTCGTCACGCTCACGACCGGCGGCACGACCGGGCAGCCGCTGCGGCTGTGGCGCACGCGCGAGGAACTGCAGGCGCACTACGCCGCGTTCTGGGACCGCATGCGCCCGGGCATCCGCCGCGGCGAACGCTACGCCGCGTTCCAGGGCAAGGAGGTCGTGCCCGCGGGCCAGAAGTCCCCGCCCTTCTGGCGCGACAACCGGGCGGCGAACCAGCGGCTCTACTCGATGCGCCATCTCGCGCCGGGCCGCGTCGAAGCGTACGCCCGCGACCTGGCCTCGACGACGTTCGCGTACTATCAGGGCTACGCCAACTTCATGGCGGTGATCGCGGAGTTCATGGCCGACCGGGGGATTTCGCCGCGCGTGCCGCCGCGCGCCGTGTTCAGCACCTCGGACCAGCTGAGCGCCGCGACGCGGAAGCTGCTCGAAACCACCTGGAAGGCGAAGGTGCACGACGACTACGGTCAGGCCGAGTGCGCCTCGCTGATCGGCGAGTGCGAGCACGGCAACAAGCACGAACACCTCGACTACGCCTACACGGAGTACCTGCCCGCGGGCGAGGAGGGCGGACTGCAGCTCGCGGAAATGGTGTGCACCGGATTCCTCACGCGGACGATGCCGCTGATCCGCTACCGCGTCGGCGACCACGTGCTGCTCGCGCCGCGCGAGCGCTGTCCGTGCGGGCGCCCGGGGCCGGTCATCAAGGCCATCCGCGGCCGGACGAGCGAGTTCATCCTCACGCCGGACGGCCGGCGCTACCCGACCGTGACGCACTTCGTGGACCTGCTGCGCAACGTTCGTCGCTCGCAGGTCGTGCAGGAGCGCGAGGGCGAGATCACCGTGCGGGTGGTGACGCTGCCGGCCTTCGGCGACGCCGATGCCCGGCACGCCGCCGACCTGTTCGCGTCCCGAATCGGCGGGGGCCTTCGCGTGAAGGTCGAGAAAGTGGCCGAGCTGGAGCGCATGCCGAACGGGAAGATCCTCAACATCATCAACCGCGTCCCGGGTTACGCCCCGGGAAGGCTGACGGCGACGGAGTCGGACTGA